Proteins from a single region of Pyrus communis chromosome 6, drPyrComm1.1, whole genome shotgun sequence:
- the LOC137737917 gene encoding probable linoleate 9S-lipoxygenase 5 has translation MGGFCPSSTTAVSRVMEACCLQDKEKDNDDEKPDYMVSGSNRIRGKVVLMKKNVLDFNDLKASFVDRIHELLGKGVSMQLISATHPEPAANGLKSRGKLGKVAYLEKWATTITSLSAGETSFTIFLDWDESHGVPGALLIRNHHHSQFYLKTITLEDVPEHGQLHFVCNSWVYPAHRYKYNRIFFPNKAYLPSQTPELLHPYREEELANLRGSGSGELKEWDRVYDYAYYNDLGSPDKGPKYARPILGGSYEYPYPRRGRTGRKTTKTEHERHEEFLRFYDQFCFMLCTDPNSESRLPLLSLDIYVPRDERFGHVKFSDFLAYGMKSLVQILLPELKSLCDKTINEFDTFDDVVNLYEGGIKLPNGPTLKKIRERIPWELLKELIRSDGERFLKFPMPDVIKKDRSAWRTDEEFGREMLAGVNPVNITRLEEFPPVSKLDPEVYGNQNSSIREEHIKGNMNGLTVEEATEKNRLFILDHHDALMLYLRQINSTDTKTYATRTLLLLQEDGTLKPLAIELSLPHPQGDRHGAVSKVFTPPGQGNERIEESVWQLAKAYAAVNDSGYHQLISHWLNTHAVIEPFVIATNRQLSVLHPIHKLLHPHFRDTMNINALARQILINAGGVLEKTVFPGRFSMEMSAVIYKSWVLTEQALPADLVKRGMAVPDTTCPHGLRLLIEDYPFAVDGLEIWSAIETWVNEYCSLYYQSDDVVQGDSELQNWWTELRNIGHGDKKNEPWWPKMQTRAELIESCTIIIWVASALHAAVNFGQYSYAGYLPNRPTVSRRFMPEPGTAEYYELVSSPDTAFLKTITAQFQTLLGVSLIEILSRHSTDEVYLGQNDTPEWTSDAEALTAFARFGEKLMDIEKRIDARNKDNRLKNRVGPVDVPYTLLHPNTSDKSKEGGLTGKGIPNSVSI, from the exons ATGGGTGGGTTCTGTCCAAGTTCAACAACAGCGGTGAGTAGAGTGATGGAAGCATGTTGTTTGCAGGACAAGGAGAAGGACAATGACGACGAGAAGCCAGATTACATGGTGAGTGGGAGCAACAGAATCAGAGGAAAAGTTGTGTTGATGAAGAAGAATGTGTTGGACTTCAACGACCTCAAAGCTTCGTTCGTTGATAGAATCCATGAGCTCTtgggcaaaggtgtttccatgCAGCTCATTAGTGCCACTCATCCTGAACCAGCAG CAAATGGATTGAAATCGAGAGGGAAGCTTGGAAAGGTTGCTTACTTGGAGAAATGGGCTACAACCATTACATCGTTGTCGGCCGGAGAAACTAGTTTCACCATTTTCTTGGATTGGGATGAGTCCCATGGAGTTCCCGGGGCTTTGCTGATCAGAAACCATCACCATAGCCAATTCTACCTCAAGACAATAACATTAGAAGATGTTCCCGAGCACGGTCAACTCCATTTTGTTTGCAATTCCTGGGTATACCCAGCACATCGTTACAAGTACAATCGGATATTTTTCCCCAACAAG GCCTACCTGCCATCTCAAACACCAGAGCTGCTACACCCTTACAGGGAAGAAGAACTCGCCAATCTCCGAGGGAGTGGATCAGGCGAGCTAAAGGAGTGGGACAGAGTCTATGACTATGCTTACTACAATGATTTAGGGAGTCCAGACAAGGGTCCAAAATATGCCCGCCCTATACTTGGTGGGTCGTACGAGTATCCATatccaagaagaggaagaactGGTCGAAAAACAACTAAAACCG AACACGAACGACATGAAGAATTCTTACGGTTCTATGACCAATTTTGTTTCATGCTTTGTACAGACCCCAATTCCGAGAGCAGACTGCCGCTTCTAAGTCTAGACATTTATGTTCCAAGAGATGAGCGGTTTGGCCACGTGAAATTTTCCGATTTTCTTGCCTATGGAATGAAATCCCTAGTTCAAATATTGCTTCCAGAACTTAAGTCTTTGTGTGATAAAACTATCAATGAGTTTGACACCTTCGACGACGTAGTTAATCTCTACGAGGGAGGTATCAAGTTACCAAATGGGCCTACACTGAAGAAAATAAGGGAGCGCATCCCTTGGGAGCTGCTTAAGGAACTGATTCGCTCAGATGGCGAGCGATTTCTCAAGTTTCCAATGCCTGACGTGATTAAAA AAGATAGGTCTGCATGGAGGACAGATGAAGAATTTGGACGGGAAATGCTAGCAGGAGTGAACCCTGTTAACATCACCCGCCTCGAA GAGTTTCCCCCAGTCAGTAAGCTAGACCCTGAAGTATATGGGAATCAGAACAGTTCGATACGAGAAGAGCACATAAAAGGCAACATGAATGGCCTCACTGTTGAAGAG GCAACTGAAAAGAACAGGCTATTCATATTAGATCATCATGATGCATTAATGTTATACCTGAGGCAAATAAACTCAACGGACACAAAGACGTATGCCACAAGAACTCTTCTCTTGCTGCAAGAAGACGGGACGTTGAAGCCTTTGGCAATTGAACTAAGCTTACCACATCCACAAGGGGACCGTCATGGGGCTGTCAGCAAAGTTTTCACTCCACCAGGACAAGGCAATGAACGCATCGAGGAGTCAGTGTGGCAGCTTGCCAAAGCTTATGCTGCTGTAAACGATTCTGGCTATCATCAACTTATCAGCCACTG GTTAAACACACATGCTGTGATAGAGCCATTTGTGATTGCAACAAATAGACAGTTGAGTGTGCTTCATCCGATACATAAGCTTTTGCATCCGCACTTCCGGGACACAATGAACATAAATGCCCTGGCCAGGCAAATCCTCATCAATGCCGGTGGGGTGCTTGAGAAAACAGTCTTCCCAGGTCGATTCTCCATGGAAATGTCAGCTGTTATTTATAAGAGCTGGGTACTTACCGAGCAGGCATTACCTGCTGACTTGGTCAAGAG AGGAATGGCAGTTCCAGATACGACTTGTCCTCATGGCCTGAGACTTCTGATTGAAGACTACCCGTTTGCTGTTGATGGGCTAGAAATTTGGTCGGCGATTGAAACTTGGGTTAATGAATACTGCTCTTTGTACTACCAATCGGACGATGTGGTCCAAGGTGATTCTGAACTCCAGAACTGGTGGACAGAGCTCCGTAATATAGGCCACGGTGACAAGAAGAATGAACCGTGGTGGCCTAAGATGCAAACAAGAGCTGAACTTATCGAATCATGTACCATAATCATATGGGTGGCTTCTGCCCTCCATGCAGCGGTCAATTTCGGGCAATACTCTTACGCTGGCTACCTCCCTAACCGCCCAACTGTAAGCCGACGTTTCATGCCTGAGCCAGGCACTGCTGAATATTATGAGCTTGTGTCGTCCCCCGACACAGCTTTCCTTAAAACAATTACAGCTCAGTTCCAAACTCTCCTTGGTGTATCTCTGATAGAGATTTTATCACGACATTCGACTGATGAGGTTTATCTTGGGCAAAACGATACTCCTGAGTGGACTTCAGATGCTGAAGCACTAACAGCATTTGCAAGATTCGGAGAGAAGCTAATGGACATTGAAAAGAGAATCGATGCAAGGAACAAGGATAATAGATTGAAGAACAGAGTTGGGCCTGTAGACGTGCCTTATACCTTGCTCCACCCTAACACATCAGACAAGAGTAAAGAGGGTGGACTGACTGGAAAAGGAATTCCCAACAGTGTCTCAATCTGA
- the LOC137737098 gene encoding vacuole membrane protein KMS1-like produces MGSPKRENASSSSSSSQLTDASISGLHEKHQEELDNLTLTSQPFRTLKFFILAVIQYVKRLISYLLARGGWLMLSSIVLLSLGVLLITIDGPHEKHLEELVKYFQFGLWWVALGIASSIGLGSGLHTFVLYLGPHIAFFTLKAMQCGRVDLKSAPYDTIQLKQGPSWLGKSCSDFGPPLFPSLHGLRVPLSSILPQVQLEAVLWGLGTAIGELPPYFISRAASLSGNKVAMEELDDPSDEGTGFIATRLNPIKRWLLSHSQQLNFFTILVLASVPNPLFDLAGIMCGQFGIPFWKFFLATVIGKAIIKTHLQTVFIISVCNNQLLNWIENELIWVFSLIPGFAAVLPNLIAKIDAAKEKYLTASPSSNIKVNTWDFSFASIWNSMVWLMLMNFFVKIVNATAQRYLKKQQEMEVALLSKKS; encoded by the exons ATGGGGTCCCCTAAGCGAGAaaatgcttcttcttcttcttcctcctctcaaCTCACAGACGCTTCGATCTCCG GGCTCCATGAGAAGCATCAAGAGGAACTAGATAACTTGACACTAACATCACAACCCTTCAGAACGTTGAAGTTTTTCATTTTGGCTGTAATTCAGTATGTTAAGCGTTTAATATCATATTTGTTGGCAAGAGGTGGTTGGCTTATGCTTTCGAGTATTGTGCTATTGTCTCTTGGAGTTCTTCTAATTACCATTGATGGTCCTCATGAAAAG CATCTTGAGGAACTTGTCAAATATTTCCAGTTTGGTTTATGGTGGGTGGCCCTTGGAATTGCATCTTCGATTGGTCTTG GATCTGGTTTGCACACGTTTGTCCTATATCTGGGCCCCCATATTGCGTTCTTTACATTAAAGGCAATGCAGTGTGGTCGGGTTGATCTAAAAAGTGCCCCCTACGATACAATACAGCTAAAACAAGGCCCTTCGTGGCTTGGGAAGAGCTGCTCTGACTTTGGACCACCCTTGTTTCCATCATTACATGGGTTGCGGGTTCCACTTAGCAGCATATTACCACAGGTCCAGTTAGAGGCTGTTTTATGGGGTCTTGGGACTGCAATTGGGGAGCTTCCTCCATATTTTATCTCAAGGGCAG CAAGCCTGTCTGGTAACAAAGTTGCTATGGAAGAATTGGATGATCCCTCAGATGAAGGAACAGGATTCATAGCTACTCGTCTAAACCCAATCAAGCGCTGGCTTCTATCACACTCTCAGCAGTTGAACTTCTTTACGATCCTAGTACTTGCTTCG GTGCCAAATCCTCTTTTTGACCTGGCTGGCATTATGTGTGGACAATTTGGTATTCCATTTTGGAAGTTTTTCCTTGCAACAGTGATTGGAAAGGCAATTATTAAAACTCATCTACAG ACAGTTTTCATCATCTCAGTTTGCAACAATCAACTTCTTAATTGGATAGAGAATGAATTGATTTGGGTTTTCAGTCTCATTCCCGGTTTTGCTGCTGTCCTTCCTAACCTCATTGCAAAAATTGATGCGGCGAAGGAAAAGTATCTCACAGCTTCTCCTTCGTCAAATATCAAG GTTAATACGTGGGACTTCTCATTTGCCTCAATTTGGAACTCTATGGTATGGCTTATGCTGATGAATTTCTTTGTCAAGATTGTTAATGCAACCGCTCAGAGGTATCTGAAGAAACAGCAGGAAATGGAGGTTGCTTTGTTGTCAAAGAAGTCATAG